The following proteins come from a genomic window of Nocardiopsis sp. YSL2:
- a CDS encoding ABC-ATPase domain-containing protein, producing MAGRDGGGGRGGRYGGGRGGGGGGRRPEPEPIRGVRDDARLSSELLRMDGASYGRYKTLKGDWDFGDFTLTVQRVQADPFAPPSRVRVLVPDSGVPKSAWADPVRRRATADYLGRRARRLLRGSLLKIDTGGQEVIERSSCRLTDGGFDLRIGIDLPGHGRRIDGRGAEREFCRTLPGLVDDLDWEEIDAEEAVAFADSVADTVALRSGLAERRLVAFVADGAVLPRSSGVSDEPLTKGAVPFDSPESLRVSVDLPHRGTVTGMGVPEGITLIVGGGFHGKSTLLHALERGVYDHVPGDGRELVVTRDDAVKIRAEEGRRVERTDVSAFVRNLPTGADTSDFRTENASGSTSQAANICEAVEAGARTLLVDEDSTATNLMIRDERMQALVHGDREPLIPFIDLVRPLHREHAVSTVLVMGGSGDYFDVADLVVMLDAYHPHDVTERARALAHDRADAHFGMPRARVVDPGSVDDSTARGRGRIKRRDMDVLAFGDSDIDVRSLEQFVDPGQITGAGLALRALVRRGHLDGTRTLAEALDTLDRALAEEGVTLLGGDFGGDYALPRRFEIAATLNRLRTLRVRDLHG from the coding sequence GACGCGACGGAGGCGGCGGCCGCGGCGGCCGCTACGGCGGCGGCCGTGGCGGCGGGGGCGGCGGGCGCAGGCCCGAGCCGGAACCCATCCGGGGCGTGCGCGACGACGCCCGGCTCTCGTCCGAACTCCTCAGGATGGACGGAGCCTCCTACGGCCGCTACAAGACACTCAAGGGCGACTGGGACTTCGGCGACTTCACCCTGACCGTGCAGCGCGTGCAGGCCGACCCCTTCGCGCCGCCCTCGCGCGTGCGGGTGCTCGTACCCGACAGCGGTGTCCCCAAGAGCGCCTGGGCCGACCCGGTCCGCCGCCGCGCCACCGCCGACTACCTCGGCCGCCGGGCCCGCCGCCTGCTCAGGGGCTCGCTGCTCAAGATCGACACCGGCGGCCAGGAGGTCATCGAACGCTCCTCCTGCCGTCTCACCGACGGCGGCTTCGACCTGCGGATCGGCATCGATCTTCCCGGCCACGGGCGGCGCATCGACGGCCGCGGGGCCGAGCGCGAGTTCTGCCGGACCCTGCCCGGACTGGTCGACGACCTCGACTGGGAGGAGATCGACGCCGAGGAGGCCGTCGCCTTCGCCGACAGCGTCGCCGACACGGTGGCGCTGCGGTCCGGTCTCGCCGAGCGCCGCCTCGTCGCGTTCGTCGCCGACGGCGCCGTCCTGCCGCGCAGCAGCGGCGTCAGCGACGAGCCCCTCACCAAGGGAGCCGTGCCCTTCGACTCACCCGAGTCCCTGCGGGTCAGTGTCGACCTGCCGCACCGCGGCACCGTCACGGGCATGGGCGTCCCCGAGGGCATCACGCTGATCGTCGGCGGCGGCTTCCACGGCAAGTCCACCCTCCTGCACGCCCTGGAACGCGGCGTCTACGACCACGTGCCCGGCGACGGCCGCGAACTCGTCGTCACCCGCGACGACGCCGTCAAGATCCGCGCGGAGGAGGGCCGCCGGGTCGAACGCACCGACGTCAGCGCGTTCGTGCGCAACCTGCCCACCGGAGCCGACACCAGCGACTTCCGCACCGAGAACGCCTCCGGCTCCACCTCGCAGGCCGCCAACATCTGCGAGGCCGTCGAGGCGGGTGCCCGCACACTGCTGGTGGACGAGGACTCCACCGCCACCAACCTGATGATCCGCGACGAGCGCATGCAGGCCCTCGTGCACGGCGACCGCGAGCCGCTGATCCCGTTCATCGACCTCGTCCGCCCGCTCCACCGCGAGCACGCTGTGTCCACCGTGCTCGTCATGGGCGGCAGCGGTGACTACTTCGATGTCGCCGACCTGGTCGTCATGCTCGACGCCTACCACCCGCACGACGTCACCGAGCGGGCCCGCGCGCTGGCGCACGACCGTGCCGACGCCCACTTCGGCATGCCCCGCGCCCGCGTCGTCGACCCGGGGTCGGTGGACGACAGCACCGCACGCGGCCGCGGCAGGATCAAGCGCCGCGACATGGACGTGCTGGCCTTCGGTGACAGCGACATCGACGTCCGCTCCCTCGAACAGTTCGTCGACCCGGGACAGATCACCGGGGCGGGCCTGGCCCTGCGCGCGCTGGTCCGCCGCGGCCACCTGGACGGCACCCGCACCCTCGCCGAGGCCCTCGACACCCTGGACCGGGCACTGGCGGAGGAGGGGGTCACGCTTCTCGGGGGTGATTTCGGCGGCGACTACGCCCTGCCGCGCCGGTTCGAGATCGCCGCCACACTCAACCGCCTGCGCACCCTCAGGGTCCGTGACCTCCACGGATGA